Genomic window (Caldinitratiruptor microaerophilus):
TACGGCCCCAGCTTCCCGCCGTAATTGCCGGCGGTGATGCGGAGCACCCCCGGCCGGCAGGCGGCCCGCACCCCCACCCGGACGGCGGCGGTCACCGCCTCCAGGGTGAGGCCGTCGACCACCACCTCGTACACCGCTCCCACCCCTTCCGGCAGGGCGGTGTCCTCCACCCGGGCCCGCAGGGTGGGGCAGAACCGGTGGTTCGTGGAGGCGGGCACGTGCCTGTAGCGGGAGCCGACCTTCGACCCGGCGCGGACGATCCCGCCCGGGAAAGGCAGGATCACCCCCGGCACCTGCTCCCGGATGGCCCGGACCGCCGCCGCGGCCGCCTCCAGCGCCGCCCCCTCGTCGGCCCCCAGCACGAGGAAGTTGCCGCCGCCGACGGCCGGCACCGCCCGGACCGCGTCCTCCACCAGGAACTCCCCGTCCATCACCGGGATGCGGTTGTACCGCCGCCCGCCGAGCTGCTTGGCGCTCTGGTACCCGTCGCCGAAGAGGCGCAGCGCCCGGCCGAGGGGCACGCGGCTGCTCCCGGCCGCGCCGCCGGCGTCCGCCGCGGGGCCGTCCCGGGCCGCCTCGCCGTCGCCGGCGAGGCCGTCGAAGCACGCCGTAGTCGGGCAGGTCATGATCGCCTGCCCCACCCGGCGGACGAGCTCCCGGGCCAGCGCCTCGCGGGTCGGGGCGAACACCAGGAAGCTCACCCCCGGGCGGCCGTCCGGGGTTTCCTCCACGGGCCCCTCCACCCCTGCCTCGGCTCCGCAACCGATCACCGACGTGGCCATGCCGGTCGCCACCCGGGCGGCCGTCATCGCCCACTCCAGGTCCCGTGCGGTCACGACGAGCCGGGCCGCCCACATCGGGAACGCCTCGGCGAAGGTGTCCTCGACGGTCACGCCCTCGAGCTGCATGGGATCACCTCGGGCCGGGGAAGGGTGTGGAGGTCGACGGGGTAGTTCTCGAACCGGACGGTGTAGTAACGGTCGAAGTGCTCACGGATCTCCGCCAGGACCTCCGGGTCGTAGGAGGGGGCAACGTAGAACGTCCGGCCCTGCGGGCTCGCCCGGATCTCGCCGTCCTCCACCACCACCTCCCCGTCCTTGATCACGTAGCGCGGGTTGGCGAACATCGCCTCGATGTCCGGGTTCCGGGCGTAGATGGCGACGTCGGCGTCCGCCCCGGGGCCCAGGTGGCCCTTGCGGGTGAGGCCCAGGAGCCGGGCCGGCGCCGCCCGGGTGATGATCGCGATCTCGTACAGGCTGTACTCCCGGTCGAGCTCCGGCAGGTGCGAGCGCCGCAGCGCCCTCGGGTTCACCTG
Coding sequences:
- the fhcD gene encoding formylmethanofuran--tetrahydromethanopterin N-formyltransferase, giving the protein MQLEGVTVEDTFAEAFPMWAARLVVTARDLEWAMTAARVATGMATSVIGCGAEAGVEGPVEETPDGRPGVSFLVFAPTREALARELVRRVGQAIMTCPTTACFDGLAGDGEAARDGPAADAGGAAGSSRVPLGRALRLFGDGYQSAKQLGGRRYNRIPVMDGEFLVEDAVRAVPAVGGGNFLVLGADEGAALEAAAAAVRAIREQVPGVILPFPGGIVRAGSKVGSRYRHVPASTNHRFCPTLRARVEDTALPEGVGAVYEVVVDGLTLEAVTAAVRVGVRAACRPGVLRITAGNYGGKLGPYRIDLRAAVAGEVPC